One region of Streptomyces subrutilus genomic DNA includes:
- a CDS encoding TnsA-like heteromeric transposase endonuclease subunit: protein MESWLRIEPAVPGAVWSHLVGLHDLVTPCVSTPGIEEEVAASSLRSWTMGWSAAGTVVVFPVTAHTLGPLPVATMPVRRFSWRPGQRHRPGLGYSTSTGRLHGFESLAERRLLLALDFVPGTREVLSQPFTLRLTVAGRRMEHVPDFAVLHDGGVLVADVRPGGRGERVDAVKFAATARAASAAGWSYVLVAGGHPRAVTGLEALARWRRPMQDPLGLQDQLLAAVKAGPMRLRPLVASTGIPAVTRTHLLHLIWHRQLAVDLDHPLNDASWVHPVGAGR, encoded by the coding sequence AACCTGCTGTGCCTGGAGCCGTGTGGTCGCACCTGGTCGGGCTGCATGACCTCGTCACCCCGTGTGTGAGCACTCCGGGGATCGAGGAGGAGGTCGCTGCCTCGTCGCTACGGAGCTGGACGATGGGATGGTCGGCGGCTGGCACCGTGGTGGTGTTTCCCGTGACGGCGCACACTCTGGGCCCGCTGCCGGTGGCGACGATGCCGGTCCGGCGGTTCTCGTGGCGTCCTGGCCAGCGACATCGGCCCGGGTTGGGCTACAGCACCTCGACCGGACGGCTCCACGGGTTCGAGAGCCTGGCGGAGCGGCGGCTTCTTCTGGCTCTCGACTTTGTGCCGGGGACCCGGGAGGTGCTCTCCCAGCCGTTCACTCTGCGGCTCACGGTGGCTGGCCGCCGGATGGAGCATGTGCCGGACTTCGCGGTGTTGCACGACGGCGGCGTGCTGGTGGCGGACGTACGGCCTGGCGGTCGGGGTGAGCGAGTGGACGCGGTGAAGTTCGCGGCGACCGCCCGGGCGGCCTCGGCGGCCGGTTGGTCGTACGTGCTGGTGGCGGGTGGGCACCCACGGGCCGTGACGGGGCTTGAGGCGCTGGCCCGCTGGCGCCGCCCGATGCAGGACCCGCTCGGCTTGCAGGACCAGTTGCTGGCTGCCGTGAAGGCGGGGCCGATGCGGCTGCGGCCACTCGTGGCGAGCACGGGAATCCCTGCGGTGACCCGTACGCACCTGCTCCACCTGATCTGGCATCGGCAACTGGCCGTGGATCTCGATCACCCGCTGAACGATGCCTCCTGGGTCCATCCCGTCGGGGCCGGACGGTGA
- a CDS encoding ISL3 family transposase, with the protein MKVETLEDVLFPGLDLVVQRAVVADDGMMIDATGCGSPGACPQCQHPAARVHSRHWRHIAGLPVGGHRLIVRLRVRRFFCDQNRCRRRTFVEQVEGLTEPRRRSSKAARSAIRAVAVELGGRPGARLCTRLGLYGRRTTILGELTAPPVPARAPRILGIDEFAFRKGHTYGTVLVDVESSRPVDVLPDRETGTVAAWLQEHPGAEIICRDRLMAFTKAIRQAAPDALEVADRWHLLQNLSTAVEKTCRRHRECLRRPTASESTTALVTRETALLDRIRRRHAEVNELAATGLSLNAIGRRLRLDRKTVRRYRSKDLGGLLASAQDRGHGLLDPFIEHVQHRFQAGCTSSMQLYREVLALGYTGGYHVVNRYVAAIRKGIAIPARALTPSPRDITSWIMRPEETLSPSDIAHAGTVENVTW; encoded by the coding sequence ATGAAGGTGGAGACGCTCGAAGACGTCCTCTTCCCCGGCCTGGACCTCGTGGTGCAGCGTGCTGTGGTCGCGGATGACGGCATGATGATCGACGCGACTGGCTGCGGGTCGCCAGGAGCATGTCCCCAATGTCAGCATCCCGCCGCACGCGTTCACAGCCGGCACTGGCGTCACATAGCCGGGCTGCCCGTCGGCGGCCACCGGCTGATCGTCCGTCTCCGCGTCCGACGGTTCTTCTGCGATCAGAACCGGTGCCGACGTCGGACGTTTGTGGAACAGGTGGAGGGCCTGACCGAGCCACGCCGCCGTAGTTCGAAAGCGGCGCGGTCAGCGATTCGGGCGGTTGCTGTGGAACTCGGCGGCCGACCGGGCGCACGCCTCTGCACAAGGCTGGGGCTCTACGGCCGACGGACGACCATCCTGGGAGAGTTGACCGCTCCGCCTGTGCCGGCACGGGCTCCACGAATCCTCGGCATCGACGAGTTCGCGTTCCGCAAGGGCCATACCTACGGCACCGTCCTCGTCGACGTCGAGTCCTCCAGGCCGGTGGACGTACTGCCCGATCGCGAGACTGGCACAGTCGCCGCCTGGCTTCAGGAGCACCCCGGCGCCGAGATCATCTGCCGAGACCGCCTGATGGCATTCACCAAAGCCATCAGGCAGGCCGCCCCGGACGCACTGGAGGTGGCGGATCGCTGGCACCTCCTCCAGAACCTCTCGACGGCCGTCGAGAAGACCTGCCGCCGGCACCGCGAGTGCCTACGGCGGCCGACCGCATCAGAGTCCACCACGGCGTTGGTCACACGGGAGACCGCACTTCTGGACCGGATCCGACGACGCCACGCGGAGGTCAACGAGCTCGCCGCCACCGGTCTGTCGCTCAACGCCATCGGCCGCCGTCTACGGTTGGACCGCAAGACGGTCCGACGCTACCGGAGCAAGGACCTTGGAGGGCTTCTCGCCTCGGCGCAAGACCGCGGGCACGGTCTCCTCGACCCGTTCATCGAGCACGTCCAGCACCGCTTCCAGGCAGGCTGCACCAGTTCAATGCAGCTCTATCGCGAGGTGCTCGCCCTCGGCTACACCGGCGGATATCACGTCGTGAACCGCTACGTGGCGGCCATCAGGAAGGGCATCGCGATACCCGCCCGGGCACTGACACCCAGCCCTCGCGACATCACCTCATGGATCATGCGGCCCGAGGAAACGCTCAGCCCCTCGGACATCGCACATGCTGGAACGGTCGAGAATGTGACGTGGTAA
- a CDS encoding DUF6959 family protein has translation MERIEVELFTDPGNDAVVRLPPRRFPGVLIQGDSLSTIRDDVAEIVEACDQGDVGEVREAAALLLSNFDELLARYTAALKAHDIPIPFYQAP, from the coding sequence ATGGAACGCATAGAGGTTGAGCTGTTCACGGACCCGGGTAACGACGCGGTAGTCCGTCTGCCCCCGCGTAGATTTCCGGGCGTGCTGATCCAGGGAGACTCCCTCTCGACCATCCGCGACGACGTCGCCGAAATCGTAGAGGCCTGCGACCAGGGCGATGTCGGTGAAGTCCGGGAGGCGGCGGCCCTCCTCCTCTCCAACTTTGACGAGCTGCTGGCTCGCTACACGGCGGCCCTGAAGGCGCACGACATCCCCATCCCCTTCTACCAGGCTCCCTGA
- a CDS encoding relaxase domain-containing protein produces the protein MAGALGPRAAELAPDHLLLSVKGQRLDGKWGSIHTLALHENTVAASALYNELVAAEVCEALGLATEPRTVTPGRRPVMEIAGVPHELIRWTSRRSDQIAACMAELEYEYVTAVNDDGTLKFLPVVSERGRAKLNQIAARKTRPPKQQTRPLAQLRVWWKVSAILTSGVAVDIITSLLEYARAAAAATRARVASVVDVALAAVDVAATVFVMNDGGRFHRRHLLAEARRHLALVLRGRPRERGLDEKIVAAAISTHCLDISEPKTTIGLLSDYRLYTARWTLSDLPDRRRPPTPAPDPDRQPPADPGEPAAPRPPGQDAGEWEIPRIPLQYERAALAGAVVREKLRTTTPAVRGRAYDVVAHQQAAMPEQLLAPAAADPEDQDQEPEAGPWEAIDMTALRDLRESRTDVEALDLTAERLRHLQDAFTKAAGDSRTRATRYTEQDDPDAVGPVRRDDQQAHRPQEPGPHRGREAGHWVDPMPRTRCGGAHRRCRALSAWMLGIVPKCTTSR, from the coding sequence ATGGCTGGTGCGCTCGGTCCCCGGGCAGCGGAGCTTGCGCCTGACCATCTGCTGCTGTCCGTGAAGGGGCAACGCCTGGACGGGAAGTGGGGCTCGATCCACACCCTGGCCCTGCACGAGAACACCGTGGCCGCCTCCGCGCTCTACAACGAGCTCGTTGCCGCCGAGGTCTGCGAGGCGCTGGGGCTGGCGACCGAGCCGCGCACCGTCACTCCGGGGCGCCGACCGGTGATGGAGATTGCCGGGGTGCCGCACGAGCTGATCCGCTGGACCTCCCGGCGCAGCGACCAGATCGCCGCCTGCATGGCCGAGCTGGAGTACGAGTACGTCACCGCCGTCAACGACGACGGCACCCTGAAGTTCCTGCCTGTGGTCTCCGAGCGGGGCCGCGCCAAGCTGAACCAGATCGCCGCCCGCAAGACCCGCCCGCCCAAACAGCAGACCCGGCCGCTCGCGCAGCTGCGCGTGTGGTGGAAGGTGAGCGCGATCCTCACCTCCGGGGTGGCCGTCGACATCATCACCTCCCTCCTCGAGTACGCCCGTGCCGCGGCTGCCGCGACCCGGGCCCGGGTCGCCTCCGTGGTCGACGTCGCCCTGGCGGCCGTCGACGTCGCCGCGACGGTGTTCGTGATGAACGACGGCGGCCGTTTCCACCGCCGGCACCTGCTCGCCGAAGCCCGCCGCCACCTCGCCCTCGTCCTGCGCGGCCGCCCCCGCGAGCGGGGCCTGGACGAGAAGATCGTGGCCGCCGCCATCTCCACCCACTGCCTGGACATCAGCGAGCCGAAGACCACGATCGGCCTGCTGTCGGACTACCGCCTCTACACCGCCCGGTGGACCCTGTCCGACCTCCCCGACCGCCGCCGCCCACCCACCCCCGCACCCGACCCGGACCGGCAGCCACCGGCCGATCCCGGCGAGCCGGCTGCACCCCGGCCCCCGGGCCAGGACGCGGGGGAGTGGGAGATACCCCGCATCCCGCTGCAGTACGAGCGAGCTGCCCTCGCCGGTGCGGTGGTCCGGGAGAAGCTGCGCACCACCACCCCCGCCGTGCGGGGCCGGGCGTACGACGTCGTCGCGCACCAGCAGGCGGCGATGCCCGAGCAGCTGCTCGCGCCCGCGGCCGCCGACCCCGAGGACCAGGACCAGGAGCCGGAGGCCGGACCCTGGGAGGCGATCGACATGACGGCGCTGCGGGACTTGAGAGAGTCCCGCACGGACGTGGAAGCCCTCGATCTCACCGCCGAGCGGCTGCGCCACCTTCAGGACGCGTTCACCAAGGCGGCCGGCGACTCCCGCACCCGCGCGACCCGCTACACCGAACAGGACGACCCCGATGCAGTGGGCCCGGTGCGCCGGGACGATCAGCAGGCGCACCGCCCGCAGGAGCCCGGACCGCACCGGGGCCGGGAGGCCGGCCATTGGGTGGACCCGATGCCACGCACCCGGTGCGGTGGTGCGCACCGACGATGTCGTGCACTCTCCGCATGGATGCTCGGCATCGTCCCGAAGTGCACGACATCGCGATGA
- a CDS encoding XRE family transcriptional regulator produces the protein MGFGVRRGHGEQGKTFSMASHAPADRSFGTQLYGLRRRAGLSQEDLAHAAGVSVRTLSYLEQGRSRGPQRRTVQALAAALGLGTAEAGELEHTARLGRPRPVRRTEVPPPGSVPDGVAPDAVAQAAAPDLLPRAPRGFHGRTAELAALSGATAGEAPVCLVIGPAGVGKTALVLHWAHHDPAGLTDGRLYADLRGFSDTGEPALIEVLREFLLALGVPDSRIPQSANGACALFRSLAADRQLLVVLDNARDSEQVRPLLPGGDRCVTVVTSRHRLPGLIVTDTARPVAVDVLGPKDGTMLLAGILGRQRVHAEPAAALRLAELCGGLPLALRVAAARLAQRPDWSLGAMAAELSDQTRRLSLLDVEDTGVRAALRLTLQQLPAHVSRLFAHLGRHPGTHVDRYAAAALAGTDPESADTALERLAVAHLLTETAPGRWQMHDLVRLYARSLDAGSDALRRVLDHYIATALAAVAAAEPGNENCFPLPVDYLPPPAVRAFGDRSAAVAWYAGERDDLTAAVASAQAAALHGRTWRIVLAMWPLIVWRVRDGWVPLLQTALAAARADADQHGESRVLNVLGWVLIEEGRTAEALTHLGAASALAARAGDPVAEANALIVLAMAHGSLGGLDEAAEGCERAVELARTAGERTMERLAMQHLARHRADAGKWDQALATATQALAFDNRPDAADIPHILLLIVRGEALLGLGNEAEGITQLDLAAREAESSGYEDGAVRALGALLRVSANAEVQARYDAAHARLTTRT, from the coding sequence GTGGGGTTCGGCGTTCGGCGGGGCCACGGCGAGCAGGGGAAGACCTTCAGCATGGCCTCGCACGCACCGGCGGACCGTTCCTTCGGCACGCAGCTATACGGTCTGCGCCGCAGGGCGGGACTCAGCCAGGAGGACCTGGCGCATGCCGCAGGGGTGAGCGTGCGCACCCTTTCCTATCTGGAACAGGGCCGCTCCCGAGGACCGCAGCGCCGCACTGTGCAGGCCCTGGCCGCGGCCCTGGGCCTGGGTACGGCCGAGGCCGGCGAGCTGGAGCACACGGCGAGGCTGGGCCGTCCCCGCCCGGTCCGCAGGACGGAGGTCCCGCCGCCTGGCTCCGTCCCGGATGGTGTTGCGCCGGATGCCGTTGCGCAGGCCGCTGCGCCCGATCTGCTGCCGCGCGCACCGCGCGGCTTTCACGGTCGGACGGCGGAGCTCGCCGCTCTGTCCGGGGCCACCGCGGGCGAGGCGCCCGTCTGCCTGGTCATCGGTCCTGCCGGGGTCGGGAAGACAGCCCTCGTGCTGCACTGGGCCCACCATGACCCTGCCGGACTGACCGACGGACGCCTCTACGCCGACCTGCGCGGCTTCAGCGACACGGGCGAACCGGCCCTCATCGAGGTGCTGCGCGAGTTCCTGCTGGCCCTCGGAGTGCCAGACAGCCGAATACCGCAGTCGGCGAACGGCGCGTGCGCACTGTTCCGGTCGCTGGCCGCCGACCGCCAGCTCCTCGTCGTACTCGACAACGCGCGTGACTCCGAACAGGTCAGGCCGCTCCTGCCCGGCGGTGACCGCTGCGTCACCGTCGTCACCAGCAGACACCGGCTGCCGGGGCTGATCGTCACCGACACCGCCCGGCCCGTGGCCGTGGACGTGCTAGGGCCCAAGGACGGCACCATGCTCCTGGCCGGGATACTCGGGAGGCAACGGGTACACGCCGAGCCGGCGGCCGCGCTACGGCTCGCCGAGCTGTGCGGCGGGCTGCCCCTCGCACTACGGGTGGCCGCCGCCCGCCTGGCACAACGACCCGACTGGTCCCTGGGCGCGATGGCCGCCGAACTGTCCGACCAGACACGCCGGCTGAGCCTGCTGGACGTGGAAGACACCGGTGTCCGAGCCGCGCTGCGCCTGACACTGCAACAGCTCCCGGCGCACGTCTCCCGCCTGTTCGCCCATCTCGGCCGTCACCCCGGCACACACGTCGACCGGTACGCGGCAGCGGCCCTGGCAGGCACGGACCCGGAATCCGCCGATACCGCCCTGGAGCGCCTCGCCGTCGCGCACCTGCTCACGGAGACGGCGCCCGGCCGATGGCAGATGCACGACCTCGTGCGGCTCTACGCACGCAGCCTGGACGCCGGGTCCGATGCCCTCAGACGCGTGCTCGACCACTACATCGCCACGGCCCTGGCGGCCGTGGCGGCGGCCGAGCCCGGCAACGAGAACTGCTTCCCGCTTCCGGTGGACTACCTGCCGCCCCCCGCCGTGCGGGCGTTCGGCGACCGCTCCGCCGCAGTGGCCTGGTACGCCGGCGAGAGAGACGACCTCACGGCGGCGGTGGCCTCAGCGCAGGCCGCCGCACTGCACGGCAGGACCTGGCGGATCGTCCTCGCAATGTGGCCGCTGATCGTGTGGCGCGTCCGGGACGGGTGGGTCCCGCTCCTGCAGACCGCACTCGCGGCGGCACGGGCCGACGCCGATCAGCACGGCGAGTCCCGGGTGCTTAACGTGCTCGGCTGGGTCCTGATCGAGGAAGGGCGTACCGCGGAGGCACTGACCCACCTGGGCGCCGCATCCGCACTCGCCGCCCGGGCCGGCGACCCGGTGGCCGAGGCCAACGCCCTGATCGTGCTGGCCATGGCGCACGGATCCCTCGGCGGCCTTGACGAGGCGGCCGAGGGCTGCGAACGCGCGGTGGAGCTGGCGCGCACGGCCGGCGAGCGGACCATGGAGAGACTGGCCATGCAGCACCTCGCCCGGCACCGGGCCGACGCCGGGAAATGGGACCAGGCCCTCGCCACCGCGACCCAGGCCCTGGCCTTCGACAACCGACCGGACGCCGCCGACATCCCCCACATCCTGCTGCTCATAGTGAGGGGAGAGGCGCTGCTGGGGCTCGGGAACGAGGCCGAGGGCATCACGCAGCTCGACCTGGCGGCCCGGGAGGCGGAGTCCTCCGGCTATGAGGACGGTGCGGTACGGGCTCTCGGCGCCCTGCTGCGGGTATCGGCGAACGCGGAAGTCCAGGCACGGTACGACGCGGCACACGCACGGCTCACGACACGGACGTGA
- a CDS encoding phosphatidylinositol-specific phospholipase C domain-containing protein, producing the protein MSRTTPHAAGVPSPRRSRRPAVLMVACLALGAALLAPGTAGAAGSTNEDAYRNLGQADRAEWMWGIASDTPLSNMSIPGTHDTLAIHGGVMVETQEDWGDSANTLAAQLDRGIRAIDIRVRVTENKYFTVHHAKYYQQANFDDVLSKAQSFLRQHPTEAIVMRLRAECPRGGGGIADCSNDPDSVSSERIREIFTDYRKKYPGLFYDGGSAGTGQADVPKLGAVRGKVVLGSFDNVDADGSYGIKGFNSHKEDTWNEAVISDKWGLVKSNIDKAIAGNAGDTYLTYASASTAPLINPYEVAGGAPYLPGVNYHLMKYLNSTAGRVGIVMADFPGWGLVNAIIDHNVANMVKGGNRMIWLVNGDKTYANSLYQDRCMVRGPEFDSSKTGGLVTQRPCQSSPPSSHQWGAEKPSYDGKGHFWIKASNGKCLTVPYNDGTPPGSGTQLFWWDCETRWFSGSQMWNIIPTKLATATGSRPAYTFINNWTGKCLSMDPATAATAGGKVTQETCPK; encoded by the coding sequence ATGTCCCGCACCACCCCCCACGCCGCCGGCGTCCCCTCACCCCGGCGGTCCCGCCGGCCGGCCGTCCTCATGGTGGCCTGCCTCGCCCTGGGCGCGGCCCTGCTCGCGCCGGGGACCGCAGGGGCGGCCGGATCCACCAACGAGGACGCCTACCGCAACCTCGGGCAGGCCGACCGGGCCGAGTGGATGTGGGGCATCGCGAGCGATACCCCGCTCTCGAACATGTCCATCCCCGGCACCCACGACACGCTCGCCATCCACGGCGGGGTCATGGTGGAGACGCAGGAGGACTGGGGCGACAGCGCGAACACGCTCGCAGCGCAGCTGGACCGGGGCATCCGGGCGATCGACATCCGGGTCCGCGTCACCGAGAACAAGTACTTCACGGTGCACCACGCCAAGTACTACCAGCAGGCCAACTTCGACGACGTCCTGAGCAAGGCGCAGTCGTTCCTCCGCCAGCACCCCACCGAGGCGATCGTGATGCGCTTGCGGGCCGAGTGCCCGCGCGGCGGAGGGGGCATCGCCGACTGCTCGAACGACCCGGACTCCGTGAGCTCGGAACGGATCCGGGAGATCTTCACCGACTACCGGAAGAAGTACCCCGGCCTCTTCTACGACGGTGGTTCCGCGGGCACCGGCCAGGCGGACGTCCCCAAGCTGGGCGCGGTCCGCGGCAAGGTGGTCCTGGGCAGCTTCGACAACGTCGACGCGGACGGCAGCTACGGGATCAAGGGCTTCAACAGCCACAAGGAAGACACCTGGAACGAAGCCGTCATCAGTGACAAGTGGGGCCTGGTCAAGAGCAACATCGACAAGGCGATCGCCGGCAACGCCGGCGACACCTACCTGACCTACGCGTCCGCTTCCACCGCCCCCCTCATCAACCCGTACGAGGTCGCAGGCGGTGCCCCGTACCTGCCCGGCGTCAACTACCACCTGATGAAGTACCTCAACAGCACTGCCGGCCGCGTCGGCATCGTGATGGCGGATTTCCCCGGCTGGGGTCTGGTGAACGCGATCATCGACCACAACGTCGCCAACATGGTCAAGGGCGGCAACCGGATGATCTGGCTGGTCAACGGCGACAAGACCTACGCCAACAGCCTGTACCAGGACCGCTGCATGGTGCGCGGGCCGGAGTTCGACAGCTCCAAGACCGGTGGTCTGGTCACCCAGCGTCCGTGCCAGTCGAGCCCGCCCAGCAGCCACCAGTGGGGAGCCGAGAAGCCGTCGTACGACGGCAAAGGCCACTTCTGGATCAAGGCGAGCAACGGCAAGTGCCTGACCGTTCCCTACAACGACGGGACCCCGCCGGGCTCGGGCACCCAGCTGTTCTGGTGGGACTGTGAGACCCGCTGGTTCTCGGGCAGCCAGATGTGGAACATCATCCCGACCAAGCTCGCCACCGCGACCGGATCCCGGCCGGCCTACACGTTCATCAACAACTGGACCGGCAAGTGCCTGTCGATGGACCCGGCCACCGCCGCCACGGCGGGCGGCAAGGTCACCCAGGAGACCTGCCCCAAGTAG
- a CDS encoding IS5 family transposase (programmed frameshift): MSTRPWIVDDDLWALIEPLLPPWPTRSPGPRPVADRLCLQGILYVLHNDIAWQLLPPELGFGSGQTCWRRLERWQQAGVFDQLHRILLAELNAAGRLDWSRACVDGSHIRAKGGADTGPSPVDRRKTGSKHHLICDGRGTPLKVITTAANVNDVTQTLALVDGIPPVAGRPGRPRRRPDALLGDKGYDSNPNREELRKRRILPVISRKGAPNIKGMGKLRYVVEQTFALLHQFKRLAVRWERRTELHDALVSLACSLICWRRLKKHDS, from the exons GTGAGCACTCGGCCGTGGATCGTGGACGACGACTTGTGGGCGCTGATCGAGCCGCTGCTGCCGCCCTGGCCGACGAGGTCGCCAGGGCCGCGGCCGGTCGCAGACCGGTTGTGCCTGCAGGGCATCCTGTACGTCCTGCACAACGACATTGCCTGGCAACTCCTGCCACCTGAGCTGGGGTTCGGCTCGGGACAGACCTGCTGGCGAAGACTGGAGCGGTGGCAGCAGGCCGGGGTCTTCGACCAGCTGCACCGAATCCTGCTCGCCGAGCTGAACGCGGCCGGCCGGCTCGACTGGTCCAGGGCATGCGTGGACGGCTCTCACATTCGCGCG AAAGGGGGAGCCGACACCGGTCCGTCGCCGGTCGACCGGCGGAAGACGGGCAGCAAGCACCACCTGATCTGCGACGGACGCGGCACCCCGCTCAAGGTCATCACGACCGCGGCGAACGTCAATGACGTCACCCAGACCCTCGCCCTGGTCGACGGCATCCCGCCAGTGGCGGGCCGCCCCGGCCGTCCCCGCAGACGCCCGGACGCCCTGCTCGGCGACAAGGGCTACGACTCCAACCCCAACCGGGAAGAGCTGCGCAAACGCCGGATCCTGCCCGTCATCTCCCGCAAAGGAGCCCCGAACATCAAGGGCATGGGCAAACTCCGCTACGTCGTGGAGCAGACCTTCGCCCTGCTCCATCAGTTCAAACGCCTCGCCGTCCGATGGGAACGCCGCACCGAACTCCACGACGCGCTCGTCTCCCTCGCCTGCAGCCTCATCTGCTGGAGACGCCTCAAGAAACACGATTCATGA
- a CDS encoding CPCC family cysteine-rich protein, translated as MTPRELREACPPGGGPYACPCCRLLTLEARCEWEICSECGWEDDGQDDLNADEVWGGPNGSESLTDARRIYAQYSAEARAADEDSLVNGGEGDWWAPSARMMRDMGHST; from the coding sequence ATGACGCCCAGAGAACTGCGCGAGGCATGCCCGCCCGGTGGAGGTCCTTACGCCTGCCCCTGTTGCAGACTCCTGACCTTGGAAGCCCGCTGCGAGTGGGAGATCTGCTCCGAGTGCGGATGGGAGGACGACGGCCAGGATGACCTGAACGCCGACGAAGTATGGGGCGGTCCCAACGGATCGGAGAGCCTGACCGATGCGCGCAGAATCTACGCTCAGTACAGCGCTGAGGCGAGAGCAGCGGATGAGGATTCGCTGGTCAACGGCGGCGAAGGCGATTGGTGGGCACCTTCGGCGCGAATGATGCGCGACATGGGTCACTCAACCTGA
- a CDS encoding tyrosine-type recombinase/integrase: protein MTLIAPTLQAFFTDRLARQRQASPRTIAAYRDALRLLLAFVQQRTGTAPAKLDWNDLNSDVICAFLNHLEDERGNSTRTRNVRLTAIRSLFSYAALQHPEHALLIQRVLDIPPKRFDKRTVTFLTGQEVDALLAAPDPKRWEGRRDKAMLALAVQSGLRVSELTSLNCDDITLGDGAAVRCEGKGRKQRTVPLDRPVQKLLGSWLNERTGHGGDPLFCTRTGRRLSRDAVAQRLGTHAKAAAQACPSLLDKSIHPHVLRHSCAMSLLQAGVDTTVIALWLGHAGVRSTDAYVHADMTIKEKALASRRQ from the coding sequence ATGACCCTGATCGCACCCACCTTGCAGGCGTTCTTCACCGACCGCCTCGCCCGTCAGCGCCAGGCCAGTCCCCGCACCATCGCCGCCTACCGCGACGCGCTCCGCCTCCTGCTCGCCTTCGTCCAGCAGCGGACCGGGACCGCTCCGGCGAAGCTGGACTGGAACGACCTGAACTCAGACGTGATCTGCGCGTTCCTGAACCACCTGGAGGACGAACGCGGCAACAGCACCAGAACCCGCAACGTCCGCCTGACCGCGATCCGCTCCCTGTTCTCCTACGCCGCCCTCCAGCACCCCGAACACGCCCTGCTCATCCAGCGGGTCCTGGACATCCCGCCGAAGCGGTTCGACAAGAGGACCGTCACGTTCCTGACCGGCCAGGAAGTCGACGCCCTGCTGGCAGCACCGGATCCGAAACGCTGGGAAGGACGGAGGGACAAAGCCATGCTGGCGCTGGCGGTCCAGAGCGGCCTGCGCGTCTCCGAACTCACCAGCCTGAACTGCGACGACATCACCCTGGGCGACGGCGCCGCCGTCCGCTGCGAGGGAAAGGGACGCAAACAGCGCACCGTCCCGCTCGACCGCCCCGTCCAAAAGCTGCTGGGCTCCTGGCTGAACGAACGCACCGGCCACGGCGGTGACCCCTTGTTCTGCACCCGCACCGGGCGCCGCCTCAGCCGCGACGCCGTCGCACAACGCCTGGGCACCCACGCGAAGGCCGCCGCGCAAGCCTGCCCGTCCCTGCTCGACAAGAGCATCCACCCGCACGTCCTACGGCACAGCTGCGCGATGTCGTTGCTGCAGGCCGGAGTGGACACCACCGTGATCGCGCTCTGGCTCGGCCACGCCGGTGTCCGCTCCACCGACGCCTACGTCCACGCCGACATGACCATCAAGGAGAAGGCCCTGGCCTCACGACGCCAGTGA
- a CDS encoding tyrosine-type recombinase/integrase has product MAAALDWMKTREPEVVTTVSPRRITAVRGFARYLSGTDPATEVPPLGLVPYNRHRGQVFLYSNADIAAIMTAAKETIPQPLRAATYHTLIGLLAASGLRIGEAIKLDRDDIDWTEGVLHIRESKFGKSRLVPLQDSATNALREYDRLREDLMPRPKDPAFFISLTAKRLIYACVHPVFRALVDTAGVGLDAPHRPRLHELRHTFAVRTLLHWYRTEDNIQARIPSLSTYLGHREPACTYWYLSAAPELLALAAARRDGVLKAARS; this is encoded by the coding sequence GTGGCTGCCGCGTTGGACTGGATGAAGACCCGCGAACCCGAGGTGGTCACGACGGTCAGCCCTCGACGGATCACCGCCGTCCGCGGGTTCGCCCGCTATCTGAGCGGAACCGACCCGGCCACCGAGGTGCCACCACTGGGGCTGGTGCCCTACAACCGGCACCGGGGTCAGGTCTTCCTCTACTCCAACGCCGACATCGCAGCGATCATGACCGCGGCCAAAGAGACGATCCCTCAACCGTTGCGGGCGGCGACCTATCACACGCTGATCGGACTGCTGGCAGCGTCCGGCCTGCGCATCGGCGAGGCCATCAAGCTGGACCGCGACGACATCGACTGGACCGAGGGCGTGCTGCACATCCGCGAGTCCAAGTTCGGCAAGTCCCGGCTGGTCCCGCTGCAGGACAGCGCCACGAACGCGCTGCGCGAGTACGACAGGCTGCGCGAGGATCTCATGCCCAGGCCCAAGGACCCCGCATTCTTCATCTCCCTCACCGCCAAGCGGCTGATCTACGCCTGCGTGCATCCGGTGTTCCGAGCCCTGGTCGACACCGCCGGCGTCGGCCTCGACGCCCCGCACAGACCGCGACTGCACGAGCTGCGGCACACCTTCGCCGTTCGCACTCTGCTGCACTGGTATCGCACCGAGGACAACATCCAGGCGAGGATTCCGTCGCTGTCGACCTATCTGGGACACCGCGAACCAGCCTGCACCTACTGGTATCTGTCGGCGGCCCCGGAACTGCTCGCTCTGGCCGCCGCCCGCCGCGACGGCGTCCTGAAGGCGGCCCGCTCATGA